Within the Flavobacterium sp. 9R genome, the region GTTTTGTTCACTTCGAATCGTTTTCTTGTCTTGAGCATTTACAATTCCCCAATGGGATAGTATAAAACACAAAAGTAGCAACAGCTTTCTCATAAAAAGATGAATTTATGTTAAGCTAATTTAGTAAATATATTGATTGTTAGATGGTTGTGTTGATTTTTTGAATGTTTTTATGGAAATTTTTTTATAAAATAAAAAAAAACACCAAATGAATTCACTTGATGTTTTGTTATGAAGAATGGAAGATTTTATTTATTCCAAATTCGCCAAGCTTTTTCGGCTTGTAGAATAAGCATTTCTAATCCATTTTTGGTTTGTGCTCCACGTTTTTTGGCTTTCTTTAGAAAAACAGTTTCTGCTGGATTATAAATCAAATCATATGCAATATGTTTTTCGGTAAAGAATGCATAGGGAATATCAGGAAAATTATCTGTATTAGGGCTTGTTCCTAGTGGAGTTGTGTTGATGATAATCGTGTGGTTTTCAAACACGGTTTCATTCAATAAATCGTAACGAATGGTTTTTTCTTTGTTTTCTCTAGAAACAAAAGTATACAAAATTCCTAATTCATCTAAGGCAAAAGCAACGCCTTTTGCTGCGCCGCCTGTACCCAAAATCAGCGCTTTTGTGTGATGGGGTTGTAAAAGTGGTTCTAATGATTTTTTGAATCCGTAATAGTCGGTATTATATCCTTTTAGTTTTCCTTTTTTTGTGAATTTTATAGTGTTCACTGCTCCAATTGAAGTAGCTTTTTTTGA harbors:
- a CDS encoding shikimate dehydrogenase, which gives rise to MIDSLKMRFGLLGRNISYSFSKGHFTEKFKDPIFEGYTYENFDIQDINYFTELIKNNPDLKGLNVTIPYKEAILPFLDKLSKKATSIGAVNTIKFTKKGKLKGYNTDYYGFKKSLEPLLQPHHTKALILGTGGAAKGVAFALDELGILYTFVSRENKEKTIRYDLLNETVFENHTIIINTTPLGTSPNTDNFPDIPYAFFTEKHIAYDLIYNPAETVFLKKAKKRGAQTKNGLEMLILQAEKAWRIWNK